From the Musa acuminata AAA Group cultivar baxijiao chromosome BXJ3-7, Cavendish_Baxijiao_AAA, whole genome shotgun sequence genome, one window contains:
- the LOC103991026 gene encoding uncharacterized protein LOC103991026 isoform X2 produces MGRSAARTQFPESTARAIRPSKTTTTPRRVHRRRRIKNPSFPGGRRSRPATPLPTWKLGDADLSRRQEEDEDVRGSAAAFSARTLAAALWHSQVVEVGSGGRLGFEPDPRHVNFPNVCDHDRTALHTSISNEFASPSSTSRSKTTIKKHEFSSMFTNFALERTTKWEAGCSGSAEGIYHTFGHQKLLKDWLNTASVVSVLQAELEQAHCHINELEKERESAKEKLDHFLKKLGEEKASWQINEHEKVRNIITSIKDDLNRERKSRKRMEILNSKLVNELAEAKLSAKQYLQNYEKERKARELIEEVCDELAKEIGDDKAKVESLKRESTKIREEVDEERKMLQMAEVWREERVQMKLVDAKLMLEEKYAELIKLQSDLDSFLKSCDITNANASSLKEAEVLNVDASSMKFQDVEFLYQPPASGDFLVSDELKSRDEANERGIEKCYGYSPKSHASRIHTVSPETDIFLESCVSHTEGQGSCNSPKGSDPSANGIHEESHASVSRTDWNLKSDASNLKSETSEICSGTTKQSRKKVPYIGKFWRSSCTSNSYNKKTPLDISNGKLLNGGLLNAALSPDMISSEAGLSSPSVEQGSSSNSINPHVGRGTKGYVEWSRDTKNHSLKTKLLGMRMENQKVQLRHVLEHKS; encoded by the exons ATGGGGCGATCCGCCGCCCGGACGCAATTCCCGGAGAGCACCGCTCGGGCCATCCGCCCCTCCAAAACCACCACCACCCCTCGACGGGTCCACCGCCGACGCCGCATCAAGAACCCGTCTTTCCCCGGCGGAAGGCGGAGTCGCCCCGCCACTCCCCTCCCGACGTGGAAGCTCGGAGATGCGGACCTCTCGAGGCGCCAGGAGGAGGACGAAGACGTCCGAGGGTCGGCGGCCGCGTTCTCTGCCAGGACGCTCGCGGCGGCGTTGTGGCATTCGCAGGTGGTGGAAGTAGGCAGCGGCGGTCGGCTTGGATTCGAG CCTGATCCAAGGCATGTGAATTTCCCGAATGTCTGTGATCATGATAGGACGGCCCTCCATACTAGCATTAGTAATGAGTTTGCTAGTCCTAGTTCAACCAGCAGGTCCAAAACTACCATAAAGAAG CATGAATTTTCTAGCATGTTTACCAATTTCGCATTGGAGAGGACAACAAAATGGGAGGCTGGGTGCTCAGGATCTGCGGAAGGGATCTACCATACTTTTGGTCACCAGAAGCTTCTCAAAGATTGGTTGAATACTGCCTCTGTCGTTTCTGTTCTCCAAGCAGAGCTCGAGCAGGCTCATTGCCACATTAATGAGCTCGAAAAAGAGAGAGAGTCTGCCAAGGAAAAGCTCGATCACTTCTTGAAGAAACTCGGAGAGGAAAAAGCTTCATGGCAGATCAATGAGCATGAGAAGGTTCGGAACATTATAACATCCATCAAGGATGACCTCAATAGAGAGAGAAAAAGCCGGAAGAGGATGGAGATTTTGAATTCCAAACTGGTAAATGAGCTTGCTGAGGCCAAGTTATCAGCAAAGCAGTACTTGCAAAACTACGAGAAGGAGAGGAAGGCACGTGAGCTTATCGAGGAGGTATGCGATGAACTTGCAAAGGAGATTGGAGACGACAAGGCCAAAGTAGAATCTTTGAAGAGGGAATCAACAAAAATCCGGGAGGAAGTGGATGAAGAGAGAAAGATGCTGCAGATGGCAGAGGTTTGGCGTGAAGAGAGGGTACAGATGAAGCTGGTCGATGCAAAACTCATGCTCGAAGAGAAATATGCAGAGTTGATCAAACTTCAATCTGATTTAGATTCTTTTCTCAAAAGTTGTGACATCACTAATGCAAATGCATCATCGCTGAAGGAAGCTGAGGTGCTTAATGTGGATGCCAGCTCGATGAAGTTCCAGGATGTTGAATTTCTTTATCAGCCTCCTGCTTCAGGGGATTTCCTTGTCTCTGATGAACTCAAGTCAAGAGACGAGGCTAATGAAAGGGGGATCGAAAAATGCTATGGCTACAGTCCCAAAAGTCATGCCTCTAGGATACACACTGTTAGCCCTGAGACTGATATCTTTCTGGAAAGTTGCGTGAGCCATACCGAGGGTCAGGGTTCTTGCAATTCTCCAAAAGGGAGTGATCCATCCGCAAATGGCATCCATGAAGAAAGCCATGCATCAGTTAGCAGAACTGATTGGAATCTGAAAAGTGATGCTAGCAATTTAAAAAGTGAAACTAGTGAAATTTGTTCAGGAACCACTAAACAATCTAGGAAGAAGGTGCCTTATATAGGTAAATTTTGGAGATCATCTTGTACAAGCAACAGCTATAACAAGAAAACCCCACTAGATATATCAAATGGAAAGCTACTGAATGGTGGGTTGTTGAATGCTGCTCTATCCCCTGATATGATTTCAAGTGAAGCTGGTCTAAGCTCACCGAGCGTGGAGCAGGGGAGCTCCTCTAATTCAATTAACCCACATGTAGGTAGAGGAACAAAAGGATATGTTGAATGGTCAAGGGACACAAAGAACCATAGTTTGAAGACAAAGCTCCTGGGGATGAGAATGGAGAACCAGAAAGTACAGTTGCGCCATGTTCTTGAACATAAGTCTTAG
- the LOC135642302 gene encoding protein S40-5-like gives MATGRRHWAERLLAAPARFGDQGHVACADDLPDLAEAEVWSSFLAPAHEAEDADGRHDPDHASTRPWGHRQVGGLSLAFEGAYRGAAPSQRPQVRHPALAASAPVDVPAWPRSLRAGSGGPAPEREGEGAGEGEDADEWLPPHEYVARAHGRSMATSVLEGAGRTLKGRDMSRVRDAVWSQTGFFG, from the coding sequence ATGGCCACGGGACGCAGGCACTGGGCGGAGCGGCTCCTCGCTGCGCCCGCCCGTTTCGGCGACCAAGGCCACGTGGCCTGCGCCGACGACCTCCCTGACCTCGCCGAAGCCGAGGTCTGGTCCTCCTTCCTCGCGCCCGCCCACGAGGCGGAGGACGCCGACGGCCGCCACGACCCGGATCACGCCAGCACCCGTCCCTGGGGGCACCGACAGGTGGGCGGCCTCTCCCTGGCCTTCGAGGGCGCGTACCGGGGGGCGGCGCCCTCCCAACGGCCGCAGGTGAGGCACCCGGCGTTGGCAGCGTCGGCGCCCGTGGACGTGCCGGCCTGGCCTCGGTCGCTTCGTGCCGGCTCGGGCGGGCCGGCGCCGGAGCGGGAGGGGGAGGGGGCGGGGGAGGGGGAGGACGCTGACGAGTGGCTGCCGCCGCACGAGTACGTGGCGAGGGCGCACGGGAGGAGCATGGCGACGTCGGTGCTGGAGGGCGCGGGGAGGACGCTAAAGGGCCGAGACATGAGCCGAGTTCGCGACGCGGTCTGGAGCCAGACGGGCTTCTTCGGTTGA
- the LOC103991026 gene encoding uncharacterized protein LOC103991026 isoform X1, which translates to MGRSAARTQFPESTARAIRPSKTTTTPRRVHRRRRIKNPSFPGGRRSRPATPLPTWKLGDADLSRRQEEDEDVRGSAAAFSARTLAAALWHSQVVEVGSGGRLGFEPDPRHVNFPNVCDHDRTALHTSISNEFASPSSTSRSKTTIKKQHEFSSMFTNFALERTTKWEAGCSGSAEGIYHTFGHQKLLKDWLNTASVVSVLQAELEQAHCHINELEKERESAKEKLDHFLKKLGEEKASWQINEHEKVRNIITSIKDDLNRERKSRKRMEILNSKLVNELAEAKLSAKQYLQNYEKERKARELIEEVCDELAKEIGDDKAKVESLKRESTKIREEVDEERKMLQMAEVWREERVQMKLVDAKLMLEEKYAELIKLQSDLDSFLKSCDITNANASSLKEAEVLNVDASSMKFQDVEFLYQPPASGDFLVSDELKSRDEANERGIEKCYGYSPKSHASRIHTVSPETDIFLESCVSHTEGQGSCNSPKGSDPSANGIHEESHASVSRTDWNLKSDASNLKSETSEICSGTTKQSRKKVPYIGKFWRSSCTSNSYNKKTPLDISNGKLLNGGLLNAALSPDMISSEAGLSSPSVEQGSSSNSINPHVGRGTKGYVEWSRDTKNHSLKTKLLGMRMENQKVQLRHVLEHKS; encoded by the exons ATGGGGCGATCCGCCGCCCGGACGCAATTCCCGGAGAGCACCGCTCGGGCCATCCGCCCCTCCAAAACCACCACCACCCCTCGACGGGTCCACCGCCGACGCCGCATCAAGAACCCGTCTTTCCCCGGCGGAAGGCGGAGTCGCCCCGCCACTCCCCTCCCGACGTGGAAGCTCGGAGATGCGGACCTCTCGAGGCGCCAGGAGGAGGACGAAGACGTCCGAGGGTCGGCGGCCGCGTTCTCTGCCAGGACGCTCGCGGCGGCGTTGTGGCATTCGCAGGTGGTGGAAGTAGGCAGCGGCGGTCGGCTTGGATTCGAG CCTGATCCAAGGCATGTGAATTTCCCGAATGTCTGTGATCATGATAGGACGGCCCTCCATACTAGCATTAGTAATGAGTTTGCTAGTCCTAGTTCAACCAGCAGGTCCAAAACTACCATAAAGAAG CAGCATGAATTTTCTAGCATGTTTACCAATTTCGCATTGGAGAGGACAACAAAATGGGAGGCTGGGTGCTCAGGATCTGCGGAAGGGATCTACCATACTTTTGGTCACCAGAAGCTTCTCAAAGATTGGTTGAATACTGCCTCTGTCGTTTCTGTTCTCCAAGCAGAGCTCGAGCAGGCTCATTGCCACATTAATGAGCTCGAAAAAGAGAGAGAGTCTGCCAAGGAAAAGCTCGATCACTTCTTGAAGAAACTCGGAGAGGAAAAAGCTTCATGGCAGATCAATGAGCATGAGAAGGTTCGGAACATTATAACATCCATCAAGGATGACCTCAATAGAGAGAGAAAAAGCCGGAAGAGGATGGAGATTTTGAATTCCAAACTGGTAAATGAGCTTGCTGAGGCCAAGTTATCAGCAAAGCAGTACTTGCAAAACTACGAGAAGGAGAGGAAGGCACGTGAGCTTATCGAGGAGGTATGCGATGAACTTGCAAAGGAGATTGGAGACGACAAGGCCAAAGTAGAATCTTTGAAGAGGGAATCAACAAAAATCCGGGAGGAAGTGGATGAAGAGAGAAAGATGCTGCAGATGGCAGAGGTTTGGCGTGAAGAGAGGGTACAGATGAAGCTGGTCGATGCAAAACTCATGCTCGAAGAGAAATATGCAGAGTTGATCAAACTTCAATCTGATTTAGATTCTTTTCTCAAAAGTTGTGACATCACTAATGCAAATGCATCATCGCTGAAGGAAGCTGAGGTGCTTAATGTGGATGCCAGCTCGATGAAGTTCCAGGATGTTGAATTTCTTTATCAGCCTCCTGCTTCAGGGGATTTCCTTGTCTCTGATGAACTCAAGTCAAGAGACGAGGCTAATGAAAGGGGGATCGAAAAATGCTATGGCTACAGTCCCAAAAGTCATGCCTCTAGGATACACACTGTTAGCCCTGAGACTGATATCTTTCTGGAAAGTTGCGTGAGCCATACCGAGGGTCAGGGTTCTTGCAATTCTCCAAAAGGGAGTGATCCATCCGCAAATGGCATCCATGAAGAAAGCCATGCATCAGTTAGCAGAACTGATTGGAATCTGAAAAGTGATGCTAGCAATTTAAAAAGTGAAACTAGTGAAATTTGTTCAGGAACCACTAAACAATCTAGGAAGAAGGTGCCTTATATAGGTAAATTTTGGAGATCATCTTGTACAAGCAACAGCTATAACAAGAAAACCCCACTAGATATATCAAATGGAAAGCTACTGAATGGTGGGTTGTTGAATGCTGCTCTATCCCCTGATATGATTTCAAGTGAAGCTGGTCTAAGCTCACCGAGCGTGGAGCAGGGGAGCTCCTCTAATTCAATTAACCCACATGTAGGTAGAGGAACAAAAGGATATGTTGAATGGTCAAGGGACACAAAGAACCATAGTTTGAAGACAAAGCTCCTGGGGATGAGAATGGAGAACCAGAAAGTACAGTTGCGCCATGTTCTTGAACATAAGTCTTAG